The genomic segment TCAGTAATTAGTTTCAGTACAATTAATTTGGTCTTGTAGCAGTTTCAGTTTACAGTGCAAAGTTGGAATCAAGAGAGGGGGAGAATAATGCAAAACCATAAATATTCCGCATAGACTATCCCTCAGTCCAAAATTAGTTAATTGGAATTACTGGATAACAAATTCTTCTTTAGCTGCTTTTGAACATGACCATGTTATTTCCCTTAGTCAAATCCAATTCAAATCATTGGATAATTCAAGCTTGTGCTtggtaaaaataaaaaaaaagtttagaTATCAGGACTAGACTGTATTTTGAGCAGTATTTTGTTGATTAACTAAAAAAAGACAATACTAGGAAAGGTTTGTATTGTCAGAGATGCATATAATTCATTTGTAGCACCTTTATCTTGTGCCAGTATAGAAGAATATTTGTTCTGGGGCTGCAAAGAACCTGATCAACTAGCAGTACAGCAACCATAAGAAATGTGCTTCGGGTGGACAACAGTCACTGAAGGATCAGCCAAGGCAAGCTTGTTTTTTGGGATGTCTGAGCCTAAATGACTTTTAGAGCAGAGCACACAGATTAAGAAAAtggagagattttttaaaaaaagcacacacacagcaagcaTTATGAGTAGAAGAGAATGGTCAGTATAAGAAATACGTGCCTCTCCAGTGGCTAGAATAGTCAGCAGGGAACGTGTCTTATCAACTGCCTATACACACTACTGGAATCTGTTGAAGAAAGGGTATAGAGATATATGCAGAAAGCCACAGATAGCACACACGAAAGACACTAAACTCACACTGAAGAATTATGTTTCTTTCACTTATCACAGAATGGAATCCTTACCTGACACCCCAGTTGGGAATGCCGACTGCCTGAATGATATAGAGAACAATTTGACAGAAGAACacaaagaagaagaaaaagaagtTGAATGAACTGTCGGACCTGAAAAACaagtttggaaaaaaaaaaattagttctTATAAAAACACTCTCATTACACGTTTAACCGCTCCCACAGTTCATTCCAGCATCAGTACCtcaacactgattttttttttgttataagGCAACCACCTATGAaatcaatctctgtccctttagtgTTTGAATTCCATAAATTTTTGTTTTGTAGTTTCATCTCATCAGGGCTCCTGAAGGAGCTCAGATTTATATTTAGTCTGGCCTTTGACTCTCAAATTTTAAGTCATTTTTATGCCCGAATCTCAAACAAGGTTTTCCTTCTCCATTTTTATTCTTGTCTTTTCAGCCTATTGTTTTGAAACTTATGTCATAATTGTTTCATCTCTGAAAGCAGTCAAGAAAATGTGGAGAAGCAAAAGAGATGCAAAATAAATTTACAAAGGATAATATCAGAACAGAGTTTATAACTGTAAAGATTAAACATGCTGGGGCTCTTCTCTAGAAGAGGAGGATAAGGGGTGACCTCATAGTGGTCTTTAAAATTCGAAAGGGATTTGTTTGGGCAGACATTAAGAAGATGCTTTCACTTACATGAAAATCCAAAACTAGAGGACTATAAATATAtagtcacaaataaatccaataaggaattcagcagaaacttctttacctaaaGAGTAGTTAGAACGTGGAACATGCTACCATATGGGGTAGCCAAGGCAAATGGAATAGATGTACATAAGGGGAAACGAGATgaagtatatgagggagaaaggaagagagaagagCATATTGATGGTGTTAGGTAAAGCAGGGTGGGATGATGCTTGTAAACATTGACTTTGAGCAGCTGGGCCAAACGCATTTTTGATCTGTAAATTTTATGTAATGTAATAAATTGGGCTGTTATTTACCCATTTGAATTTCTAGAAGCTGCTTCAAATGTTGTGCATTACTGACAAGCGCTGATTTAGTCCTAGAAAATTGAGATAATTTTCTTTTCAGTGCCCTATCATTCTGCAAGGGCAGACAAGTAAGACCCCACAAAGCCTGCAATAGCTCAATTGTTGAAATGGCGATGAGATGAAGAACTTCCCCAACTCAACCGTTCCTCAGATTTTCCCACTTTGTCCTGTAGATAGAGTCAGCAAGAGGATGTAAGGCGGAAAATAATGTAGTTTTCCAAGCCATCACTACCCAGTTCCTCTGATAAAACCACTATTATACCTATATGTCTTTCATGTTAAAAATGATGCCTGTGCACACATACTTTAAGTTAGAAATTCCTATGACCACATTTAAAATGGAAACTACCCAAATAAacttgtcacactgtaattaTATTCTTTACCAGTGGAAGCACTGCAACAGCAAAGAGACAGCAGGATGTAATTACAATACAGGCACAGTGTCCCAAATCTGACTATctgaaaactggacatttcaTAAAGCTGCTGTGCATcgattttaatttttattaaatGAGTAAAACAGCTTAACGGGACAATTCGACTAGGTGCTGCATTGGCATGGTGGTGAGCCAGACTAGTTATTGGCTTTGCACGGTCTTCTCCCGCACCCAGTGGTCTGAGCGACTCTTGACCCCACCTGACCTGCATAAAAAGAAACTTAACTCACTTAATTTCTTGCATCTCCTATTATTTGAATTAAGGCTCTGATTTTTTTCTCTGAAAACCGCAAAATCTGAAATTTGTCACTGACTCCGTCCTGAGGTGGCACTTTTGAAGCACTGTACCTGTAAGATCAATTTACATAAGTAGCTTCTATAATAAACATGGACATCAGACTTTAGCCCTTAGTTTATATTTGGCTCCAATTGTCCTTTACATTAAAATGGGTCATCAATTACACCTGCATGCACAGATCTAATAATGTCCCATACTCTAATTCTGCTTCACCTAAAGACTACATTTGTACACAGACATAGCAGATGCATTATTTTATGCCCCGCAACATATGTTTCAAGGGTCACCGAACTAGTGACCAAACAAATCAAAATAGTTTTGTTAGAATATTGTACAAATGTTGAGATATTTTTGGTTTATTTGCCATCAGAAGCATGTCATAAAGGCCAGTTTCAAAAGTTCTCTTGACAGGGATCTGAAGCTATCGCATTATTAGCTGGAAATGCAAAGCGAAATGAAAATACTGATCACGACTACATTTTACCTGAAAGCCTTGTAAACTGGCCTATACCAACAGAGGAAGGCACAAGGAGTGAAAAGTAAAAACCACAAGATCGCCAAGCCAAAGTCTACTCCATGTTTTGAATCAACAATAAACTCAGCCAGGCAAGCAAGCAGGTTCAAGAATAATGTGACTGCATGAACTGTTGGAAGAAAAAGAAACATGATTTCAATGACTTACATGAGCACATTTACTGAGATGATCACTCAAAAAGTAACTTCGGAATCATAGGACGGTAAAGAAAACACCTCCAACTGAATTTTTTTACTCCCCAAACAGCTCATTGCAAGGATGCAAACTGTGACTCTCATCATCTGTATAATTCACTCACTTGCTTTTTACCAACTGAGACATCATAAGAACTTCTAGTTATATGTCGCACCTTGATTTAATAGCTTACACGAATAATATGGTTGCCAATATTCTCTGAGTTGCACATTTGCACAGCAATTATGAAGGTACGGTTCAAGATTGAGCGTGTGTGCCACGGAGCAATAAAGTGCCGCACATTGAAATAAACAGGCAATGCACAGCAAAGAAAACTGAAGGATCACTGATTGCAACTTACACATCCACAAGTAGTATAACATTTTTACTGTCCTCTGGAAGCCTGATGGGATCTCTGCTGCGAAGTCCTGGTAGAAGCATGGTTTGATGGGGCAGAACGAAGGAAAAGGGGGCCAATTATTTCTCTTTGCTGTATGAAGGGACAAAgaaactttgtttaaaaaaatattcaagtTTGTTAAAAGGAGAAATGTATTCCAAAATACCAGAGAATTCTGAATGTTCTAAAGAGCAAGGTTAGTAAATTCAAAGCTGATCAGCTGAAAGCTATGAATTATGATTCTTAACGCAGCTTATGAACAGATGCACTGGACAGAACTCAATTGAACATGGCATTTTGCTCTAGTATCTCTGCATTTACTGATTCAGGACAACTGCTTTCATTACATTTAACTTCATGCAACAATTCTTCTTTAAGAGCTCCAGGTGTAGTGTTAATAGACTTGAAACACAGTAGAAGGATTGCAACTATTAAACACTTCTGGAAATGACCATTGTTTGAGGAGTTAAATTTGGTTCTGGTCTTTTCTTAATGGTTAATAGCTCTTGCTGCAATTTGCGTTTATTCAAACGATCTTTTCCCAAAATTCCATAATGCTGTGCACACAACGCTTCAATTTATTGCATTTCTCAAATAAGCCTTAATGCTTAGAAACAACTTTCACTTACATAGCAGTTTTAACATAACAAAAATGCCCCAAATCCTTTCCCACTAAGGGTTGTACTAGAGCATCAATAGTGAAGAAATTAGAGAGAGTAGATActcaaagaaataggttttaagcaagttttTGAAGGTGGTGAAAGCTGTAAACAAGGATATGGTGAAATAATTCCACTATATAGGGTAAGTTGGATGAAGGCTCTGGTATAATTGAAGCAGGAAAGAAAATGGACAGTAAATGGGACTCTGAAAGGCAGAAGATTTGAGCAGGAGCATATGGTTAGAGAAGTTACACAGGGAGAGAACAAGGCCAAGGAGAAATATGTAgataaagatgagaatttttaagtCAATATATACTGAGGAACAGGGAGTTAAGAGATCGGTATGGACAGGAGCGATAGGCAGGGATGACTTATAAACCGGTTAGCAAATCCTTACAAGCGTAACTTTCATTCTTCAGTTCTTGCTCTTTGCGGTCTAGTTCTGCAGCTTTTCTTTCTAGCTCTTCCTGCTGTCGAAGCAGTGCCAGCTGTGCAGCTGTAGCACTGGCCTGAATAGTATAAAAACAACATGTAAGCGTGGTGAAAAACCAATAGCTTTGTAGAAAAATTGCTCATTACTGATTTTCTGATTTCCCAAAACCTGCTCACTTTGTGAGTAAAGTAAAACTAGCAGAGTGTCAGGGGCACCATGTTCAGCTAGCTACCAGTTACATAATCCTAATACAGGACCGGTTCTGCTAATTTTTGTTTCCTCTCTTCTGATCTTGAATCTTTACTGCTTAGCAATGCTCTATCAAACAAGGTTAGAAGAGGACTGGAAGTTGTGCACTGCTTTTTCAACTTTGGCACTCAAGTCCAAATCTAAAGattagctcatttgctgctgaccaAAAGTTTCCTACATGAAATGAGACCAATGTAACCCGGTTCTTGGTGGATACAAACGCACAGCAAAAATAGTCAATGATGACGTGTGGAAAATAAGGAATCGTATTGGTGCAGTGGGAAGCACTCTTATGAGACTGGAATTGGGCTGCATCATTAAGTTCAAGTAAGGGGTGTTTTACTTGGCATCCCACAATGTGAGAACTAAATTGGGAATGCTGCCACTTTTACTGCAGAATCATAGCCAAAACAGaaaaatgagtcattttcagacatttgaagttttaatttttttgtgaAATGTCTATTATTGAAACAAAGTACACCATTCTCCAGCTGTGCAGTCAAACTGATGTGATATTGATGGAAAAATGAAATAACCAATTTTCCAATTCAAGAATGAGGCACTATGTACAAGAAGGGGTTGGCAGGTGTGGAGACCATGTGACAAGCCCCATAAAAGGGGCAGTATCTTAGTGGTTCCCCACTCACAGTTTGAATGACCACTTATTCAGCTGTACATATAGGATCATGAAACTAAGAAAACTGAATGAAGAAGTTGGGTTACATTCTCAGACTGGGATTTgaactgtgaatgtgtgtgtttgatacCTATCAGGATACCAAGATAACTATTTTGTTCAAACTAGATTGATAGAGGACGTACCTTTCAGATAACTGAGGAAAGAAAAATACTAAATTGTGGGAATACACATGGATAACCCAATTTACATTAAATTTATATTTATAGAAATCTGTCTTTTTCAGGAAACAGCTAGTTTTCCTACCTGATCCTATTTTTCTTCTCACCTGGTCTTTAAATTCGAAAGGAATTCCCCCTAACAACCTGCAGGTCTCTGAGTACTTGTCATTGTTAATTGGAGTAGACAATGGactggataaggtagtcagaaaCTTCCTGGCCTGCTGAAACAGTAGTATCTGCAACACAAGCTAGACAGTCTAACTTCATGATCTTCAATAGCTGAAAGGGCCTATCTCAAAAGTTCTCACTCCTAACTGAAGTGTGCAGTCATTGACACAAGCCACACATAGTGAGGCCTGCACACTGTAAATACCCCAAattgccaaaaaaaaaaatcacatgatcAGAATGAATTCCTCAAAACGAAAAATCATAAGGACCCTACTATTCCATCCCTCTAAGTTTTGGAAAGTAgccaaattttatttttaaaaaaacatcctCAAAATGAAGACACAGCTGAAAGGAAGGATTCTCAAAGTTTAATAGATAAATAAATAGAACAaatcaaataaataaatacaatagaTGTCAAAAATATTAAGACACTAGCAGGTTTAAAATTTGTTTAAAGAGCAAAATATACTATCTCAGTAATCTGCCAGCTGGAGGTTTAAAAAGGATTATATCCCTTAAAATCAGTGAAACCTTATATAAATTTGGAGCATAACTGAACTTTTGAGACCGACTCTTGTTTTACCACGATAAATATCTAGCACTGGTATTAACTTAAAAACAACTGTGATTCTTAAAAATATTGTAGAATAACAGCGAAGTTAAATATGACTGAATACTAACTTTTAAGATATAGTAATTTACTGAGTTCACTTCAGCTGTGAAACACTTCAGCATTGAATGCTCAAGTGGTTTATAAATGTCACAAGATATTCCTTGACTGAATTACTGTCTCCTAACTCACTCTTGCTGCTGGCTAATTGCCTGTGACATTAAATTCAGAGAGTGTGATAATGCACCATACTTTGATTGTAGGTTTGGCAGCAGGAAATGGTTACAAGTTAACAAGTGAACATTAATATGAAAGATGCATGAAACTACAGAATAAGGCAAAGTTGGAAGGACCCTGTAAGACATGCTGACTTGAAAAAAGTATTTGTGTTAGAGGAATTTTGAGCAGTGTTATTGATGAATCTTGCTCAACACAAGGTCCAAGGCAGAAATTCCTCAAGCATATGCCTGCTTGGGATTGAATAGCAGCATTCTACAACAGGCATTTCAACGTCAATACACAGTATCTATTAAAAATAGATGTCCTTATCCTCTTCAAGGGCACTAACACCATGCATGGGTTTGGCACTACACTGATATTGCAGCCACTCGTGCATTACATGGAATTTCTACATTTCCTGAATTCTTTGTTGCATATAGTAGACATCACCTAACTCACTGGCCTGAACTTTGCAGTCAGTGGCAAAGCACAGCACTCACTGATCTCAGAAAGATCTAGCAATCTGTGACGTGGCTCCCCCCAGCCACACACTTTCCCGGCCGTTTAAACCTGGCACCGAGACAAGTGAAGAGATCAGTTTACAGCAGCAATGATGTCAGAAAGCAGGTATACACACTGAAGTATTCAtacacagcaaaccaggaagtttaAAGAACtttctctctcaatttaaattttcagatggtGAAGTGATTGGATTGCAATAGAAGCCAAAATAATGAACAAATGCCTGAAATTTTCTTCTTTTTAAGTAGTGGAATTTATTATGGAAATATTTGCCATTCCAGAAAAATAACATTAGCTTTTCAGGGTCAGTGAGGCTGTTCAAAAGTAATTATGAAGTTGGTACAccgttaaaaacccagttacatcaATAAGGTGCTTTTCAAGGGCTTTTACAGCAAGGCTAACAGTGTAAAAGTGGAAATTCGCATCATTTCAGAACGCTCCTATTGATTACAATCTGGAGTGCAGGTCAGGGGGGAACCTCAACGGCACATCCTCTGGACAAatgtagaatcactgacagcaatttctggatttcCACATTATTCTGCATATGTGTAGCCTCCAGAAGTTCAGTAATAacagaatgctgacagtttcaccgCTATTACTATTTGCTGCACCAAGTAATAATACAGCGAAGTGCCCTCAATCTATGAGAAAGTATTTGTGTTTCAGTCATCAATTTCATTAGAATCCAAAACGTACTGAGATTTTGTTTATCAGCTAAGCAAATTGGGAGTTAAGATTATTGTGTTAAGGTGGTACTAAAACAATCCCAAATGAGAAAAAGAGGGCCTATAAAACTGTCCCAAATCCACTCAAAAATTTTCTTTATGGAAATTCATAACAAAAACATGGAATAATGAATGCAAAGTGGATCCAGTCCAAGTAATTGCATATGCAGGACAGTGGTGTAACATAATGTTGCTGCAATATGCCCCATCATGGAGTGGTCAGTTAGCTTGAAGGACCTTTTTCCAGCAAAAAGAATATTATTTTTCTACTCTGAGGAAGTGCCTAACTTCCTACTTATAGCTAGACATGGTCAAAGGCATGAAAACAACTGGCCTACCCATCCACAGAGAAATTGCAATGGTGGGCCCAAGATTAAACTTTTTATGGCTCTTAAAATT from the Carcharodon carcharias isolate sCarCar2 chromosome 32, sCarCar2.pri, whole genome shotgun sequence genome contains:
- the LOC121271978 gene encoding secretory carrier-associated membrane protein 2-like, whose protein sequence is MSEFDANPFADPVDINPFQDPSVTQLANANQQGIDDFNPFTENSRLTPPISDTKVPAGQKATPSQPAILQTTVEPSPQASATAAQLALLRQQEELERKAAELDRKEQELKNESYASKRNNWPPFPSFCPIKPCFYQDFAAEIPSGFQRTVKMLYYLWMFHAVTLFLNLLACLAEFIVDSKHGVDFGLAILWFLLFTPCAFLCWYRPVYKAFRSDSSFNFFFFFFVFFCQIVLYIIQAVGIPNWGVSGWIAALSWTKPNLAVAVVMMVVAVFFTVCAVLSLLLVQRVHSIFRSTGASFQRAQEEFSHGVFSNTTVRNAAATAATAAAQNSFQGN